A stretch of DNA from Bacillus alveayuensis:
CATTTTATCGAATATATTTTCGGAGAAAAGAGGCACATTATGTTTGCAATTATTTCAGCTGGGATTGCACCCGGTTTAGCTATTCTATCGTATTTTTATTTAAAAGATCAATATGAGATGGAACCTCTATCTATGGTATTCCGCTCCTTTATTTTTGGAGCATTGCTCGTATTTCCGATTATGTTTATCCAATATGTACTTGAAACGGAAGAACTAGTTACGACTCCCTTAATGAGAGCCTATTTTTCATCTGCTTTACTTGAAGAGTTTTTTAAGTGGTTTATTTTCTATTTTACCATTTATTCTCATTTTTATTTTGATGAACATTACGATGGAGTTGTTTATGGTGTCTCGATCTCTCTTGGCTTTGCAACATTAGAAAATATCTTATATCTTGTTGCTAATGGGGTTGAATATGCTTTTGGACGTGCATTGCTACCTGTTTCTAGTCATGCCTTGTTTGGGGTATTAATGGGTTATTATTTCGGGAAAGGAAAATTTTCGAAAGTTAACTATCGATATAAATGGCTGCTGTTGTCTTTATTTGTTCCAGTGTTTTTACATGGGATGTATGATTTTATCTTAATTTACTATGAAGATTGGGAAATTTTTGTAACCCCCTTTATGATTTTTTTATGGGCACTCGCTTTACATAAAGCGAAAAAAGCAAGAATGCTTCATAAGCATAACGTCGAAACACTATCTGGATAAAAATGCCTAAACAAGGCGTTTTTTTTTTGCTTAAGATAAGTTCTTCAAATATATCTAATATTTTCCTTCTGCATAAAATACCAATCACTACAAAAAATACATATAACGAAAGAATTGTTAGGAGGCCAGTATGATGAAAAGAACGAGAAAGTTTCTGCTGAAAGCGATTCCTCTAATATTTGTTTTCGGCTTAATTCTTTCTACAAATTTGAAGGCTGTACAAGCATTCTCGGAGCAAGTGATTCAACGAGGTGCTGTTGGTGATGATGTCATTGAATTGCAAGCAAGACTTCAATATAACGGTTA
This window harbors:
- a CDS encoding RsiW-degrading membrane proteinase PrsW (M82 family) (product_source=COG2339; cog=COG2339; pfam=PF13367; superfamily=81338; transmembrane_helix_parts=Outside_1_3,TMhelix_4_21,Inside_22_32,TMhelix_33_55,Outside_56_69,TMhelix_70_92,Inside_93_98,TMhelix_99_121,Outside_122_130,TMhelix_131_150,Inside_151_162,TMhelix_163_185,Outside_186_189,TMhelix_190_207,Inside_208_223), yielding MFAIISAGIAPGLAILSYFYLKDQYEMEPLSMVFRSFIFGALLVFPIMFIQYVLETEELVTTPLMRAYFSSALLEEFFKWFIFYFTIYSHFYFDEHYDGVVYGVSISLGFATLENILYLVANGVEYAFGRALLPVSSHALFGVLMGYYFGKGKFSKVNYRYKWLLLSLFVPVFLHGMYDFILIYYEDWEIFVTPFMIFLWALALHKAKKARMLHKHNVETLSG